From one Pontibacillus sp. HMF3514 genomic stretch:
- a CDS encoding S-layer homology domain-containing protein has protein sequence MNLKKTFVAIPLSVSLLVPSLADVVSAEDHTKPKVDTAAVELRADLDRMFSEHVYLAMTAMRKGANQDPDFEQAVAALEGNTQDLTAAITSVYGEEAGNQFNEFWSNHIGFFVDYVKATANEDEAAKQEALDNLENYKEEFSTFMSEATDNQLKSDALAEGLQTHINQLIGGFNAFVEGDYEEAYETQSNAMEHMYMTSKGLSSAIVNQFPDKFNNTKAVTKAAQLRSDLDFLLSEHFALAQQAMQNGIQGAPEFEANVATLQQNTEELSATIGSVYGEEAGQKFKDLWSSHIGYFVDYVKATGKDDEEARQEALAELDDYRKDFSQFMSTATEERVPSDGLAQGLQVHVDQLTGTFDQYVNENYGQSWDIARSGYDHMFTPAKLFSGAIAAQFPEKFSKSEEKDMKFTDVSAEFWASEYIYGLANAGIVYGMNEDQFMPKEEVTRGQFTAMLARTLNLEASIDLPFIDVSETFSAEIAAAYEAGITNGMTEETFAPNEKITRQQMAAMAVRAYNAKMNTEYEPKEDYMYEDEAHISPRFNAHVDAARELELMVGNGGDQFNPMANANRAQAAKVMFLLHQMNQ, from the coding sequence ATGAACTTGAAAAAGACATTTGTAGCGATTCCGTTGAGTGTATCCTTATTGGTACCATCTCTAGCGGATGTTGTGTCAGCAGAGGATCACACGAAGCCTAAGGTAGATACTGCAGCTGTCGAATTAAGAGCTGATTTGGATCGCATGTTTTCTGAACACGTTTACTTGGCTATGACAGCAATGCGTAAAGGAGCAAACCAAGATCCAGACTTTGAACAAGCCGTTGCAGCTTTAGAAGGGAATACACAAGATTTAACTGCTGCAATCACAAGTGTGTATGGTGAAGAAGCTGGTAATCAGTTCAACGAATTCTGGAGTAACCATATTGGATTCTTCGTTGATTATGTAAAAGCAACAGCAAATGAAGACGAAGCGGCTAAACAAGAAGCTCTAGATAATTTGGAAAACTATAAAGAAGAATTCTCTACCTTTATGTCCGAAGCTACAGACAATCAGTTAAAATCTGATGCTCTAGCAGAAGGTCTGCAAACACACATTAATCAACTTATCGGAGGATTCAACGCATTCGTAGAAGGGGATTATGAAGAAGCATATGAAACACAAAGTAACGCAATGGAACACATGTATATGACCAGTAAAGGTCTTTCAAGCGCCATTGTGAACCAATTCCCAGATAAATTTAATAACACAAAAGCTGTAACAAAAGCAGCTCAACTTCGATCAGATCTAGACTTCTTACTATCTGAACACTTCGCATTAGCTCAACAAGCTATGCAAAATGGTATTCAGGGAGCGCCTGAATTTGAAGCAAACGTTGCGACACTACAACAAAATACAGAAGAGCTATCTGCAACAATTGGATCTGTATATGGTGAAGAAGCAGGTCAAAAGTTTAAAGACCTATGGAGCTCTCACATTGGTTATTTCGTTGATTATGTAAAAGCAACAGGAAAAGACGATGAAGAAGCTAGACAAGAAGCTCTTGCTGAATTAGATGACTACCGTAAAGACTTCTCTCAATTCATGAGTACAGCAACGGAAGAACGCGTTCCATCTGACGGACTTGCTCAAGGATTACAGGTGCACGTTGATCAGCTAACAGGTACTTTTGATCAATACGTGAACGAAAATTATGGTCAATCTTGGGACATTGCTCGTTCTGGTTATGACCATATGTTTACACCAGCTAAATTGTTCAGTGGAGCAATTGCTGCACAGTTCCCAGAAAAGTTTTCTAAGTCTGAAGAAAAAGATATGAAGTTTACTGACGTTTCCGCTGAATTTTGGGCTTCTGAGTATATTTACGGCCTAGCTAATGCTGGAATTGTTTATGGAATGAATGAAGATCAATTCATGCCTAAAGAAGAAGTAACACGTGGACAGTTCACAGCGATGCTAGCTCGAACACTTAATCTAGAAGCATCAATTGACTTACCATTTATCGATGTTTCTGAAACGTTCTCTGCTGAAATTGCAGCAGCTTATGAAGCGGGTATTACAAATGGTATGACAGAAGAAACATTCGCTCCGAACGAGAAAATCACACGTCAACAGATGGCTGCAATGGCAGTTCGTGCATATAACGCGAAGATGAACACGGAATATGAACCAAAAGAAGATTATATGTATGAAGATGAAGCGCATATTAGCCCACGATTCAACGCACATGTAGATGCAGCTCGTGAACTTGAGCTAATGGTGGGTAACGGTGGAGACCAATTTAACCCAATGGCAAATGCTAACCGTGCTCAAGCAGCTAAAGTGATGTTCTTGTTACACCAAATGAATCAATAA
- a CDS encoding holin, translating into MNNPVGDLTVLIAVVTGLTALTNRFGLPEKYEPILALILGVLFAFIYVDVTLRYQVLAGLIIGLSSSGLYKNSKSVYGKVKDKKGNQT; encoded by the coding sequence ATGAACAACCCTGTTGGTGACTTAACTGTACTTATAGCTGTTGTGACTGGTCTCACAGCTCTAACGAACCGCTTCGGTTTACCAGAAAAATATGAACCCATTCTAGCCCTGATTCTTGGTGTCTTGTTCGCTTTTATTTATGTTGATGTTACCCTTCGTTATCAAGTTTTAGCTGGCCTTATCATTGGTCTTTCCTCTTCAGGACTTTATAAAAACTCTAAATCTGTTTACGGTAAAGTAAAGGATAAGAAAGGAAATCAGACTTAA
- a CDS encoding metallophosphoesterase, which produces MENMIIIGLLILTAFLLWELFFIFPTKWLKVERIYWDTKTRKKILQISDIHIRHLRVSYEKIQSIIEEETPDYVFLTGDFIDKHEREFDSLKLLLQMIQKTGIEMYGVLGNHDRYIDEDKVEELEKLLHECGVNLLKNDYVEKDDVFIVGVDDYCKGHCDINKSFDFNNTENKEVLVLTHDPDAILEIDQPFSFFVSGHLHGKQVNVPFFFKIKDMGKVAQQGMYQGKHQHDKGPIYISKGISQTALNIRFWVRSELTVHHLAPSAKGK; this is translated from the coding sequence ATGGAAAACATGATTATAATAGGACTTCTTATCCTTACTGCTTTTTTGTTATGGGAGTTGTTTTTTATTTTCCCAACCAAGTGGTTAAAGGTAGAGCGTATTTATTGGGATACGAAGACACGTAAGAAAATACTGCAAATTAGTGATATTCACATTCGCCATCTCCGTGTATCATATGAAAAAATTCAATCAATCATAGAAGAGGAAACACCCGATTATGTTTTTTTGACAGGAGATTTTATTGATAAACATGAGCGAGAGTTTGATTCTCTCAAATTGCTATTACAAATGATCCAAAAGACAGGCATTGAAATGTACGGTGTTCTAGGTAATCATGATCGATATATTGATGAGGATAAAGTAGAGGAATTGGAGAAGTTGCTTCATGAGTGCGGAGTGAATCTATTGAAAAATGATTACGTGGAAAAGGATGACGTTTTCATTGTAGGGGTCGATGATTATTGTAAGGGACATTGTGACATCAATAAAAGCTTTGATTTCAATAACACTGAGAATAAAGAGGTATTAGTTCTAACACATGATCCTGATGCTATATTGGAGATCGATCAACCATTTTCGTTTTTTGTATCCGGACATCTTCATGGAAAGCAAGTAAATGTTCCATTCTTTTTCAAAATAAAAGATATGGGAAAGGTTGCTCAGCAAGGCATGTATCAGGGAAAGCACCAGCATGATAAAGGACCAATCTATATCTCAAAAGGCATAAGTCAGACGGCACTAAATATACGGTTTTGGGTGAGAAGTGAGTTAACCGTCCATCACTTGGCACCGAGTGCAAAGGGTAAATAA
- a CDS encoding DUF2935 domain-containing protein produces the protein MKSYQDAALYEHSFWLQVLGDHARFIHHALSSKEYKLVAQAENFIQTFDTYLQTICEQYIEDIPAFTQEIGKDARNFRRLKLSLIEQSINDEISIDLSTSFLHHMVTELEEYLLVIGFLGKGEEPPIFHELHHHMLWLTDASAHAEALQDELDDTYLQRKSQDFQKQFNHFYAKAVELTGYIKTNFQSFPILDKFNTHIDLERKLFHTFLNEVQDMNLSPNLLDSFSELMADHMAREEQYYVQKLAEFHSQNHD, from the coding sequence ATGAAGTCCTATCAGGATGCTGCCCTGTATGAACATAGTTTTTGGCTACAGGTTCTTGGAGATCACGCCCGTTTTATTCATCATGCACTCTCTTCAAAAGAATATAAACTCGTGGCTCAAGCAGAGAATTTCATACAAACATTCGATACCTACCTTCAAACCATATGTGAGCAATACATTGAAGATATACCTGCTTTCACGCAAGAGATTGGAAAGGATGCACGTAATTTTCGTCGTTTGAAGCTCTCCCTTATTGAACAATCTATAAATGATGAGATTTCTATTGATTTATCAACATCATTTCTTCATCATATGGTTACTGAACTCGAAGAATATTTACTGGTGATTGGGTTTCTTGGTAAAGGTGAAGAGCCTCCTATTTTTCATGAATTACATCACCATATGCTTTGGCTTACAGATGCTTCAGCACATGCAGAAGCCCTTCAAGACGAACTAGATGACACCTACTTACAACGAAAATCGCAGGATTTCCAAAAGCAATTTAATCACTTTTATGCAAAAGCGGTTGAATTAACTGGTTACATTAAAACAAATTTTCAATCTTTCCCAATTCTAGATAAATTCAATACTCATATAGACCTTGAACGGAAATTGTTCCATACCTTCTTAAATGAAGTTCAAGATATGAATTTATCACCAAACTTATTAGATAGTTTTTCTGAACTGATGGCCGATCATATGGCTCGTGAAGAACAATATTACGTACAAAAACTGGCTGAGTTCCATAGTCAAAATCATGACTAG
- a CDS encoding uracil-DNA glycosylase: MMFPEHLKKLGLERIEPYQTEGFVPGKGPQNPKIMLIGEAPGRNEVVQGEPFIGRAGDKLTEFMEYIGLTREEIYITSVVRSRPYKILETTDKEGNEVTKTPNRAPNQKEILAHAPLLDYQIQEMNPEIIVTLGNIALKRLLGKSCKISESHGKLLKSPILQLQELDDKLYEWSDKVYKVFPLYHPAAIFYNGGLLQEIYKDLEVLSKILSEED; the protein is encoded by the coding sequence ATGATGTTTCCTGAACATTTAAAGAAACTTGGGCTTGAGCGCATAGAACCTTATCAAACAGAGGGATTCGTACCAGGGAAAGGTCCCCAAAACCCTAAAATCATGCTTATTGGTGAAGCTCCTGGACGAAATGAAGTCGTGCAAGGTGAGCCATTTATTGGACGAGCTGGTGATAAACTAACCGAATTCATGGAATATATAGGACTAACTCGAGAAGAAATATACATTACGAGTGTGGTTCGTAGCCGCCCGTATAAAATTTTAGAAACAACGGATAAAGAGGGTAACGAAGTCACTAAAACGCCGAATCGGGCTCCTAATCAAAAAGAAATATTAGCGCACGCTCCGCTTTTGGATTATCAAATTCAAGAAATGAACCCTGAGATTATTGTTACGTTAGGAAACATTGCATTAAAACGCTTATTAGGGAAATCCTGCAAAATTTCAGAGTCACATGGGAAGCTTCTTAAAAGCCCCATTTTACAATTACAAGAACTAGATGATAAGCTCTATGAATGGTCTGATAAAGTCTACAAAGTATTTCCACTCTATCATCCCGCTGCTATTTTTTATAATGGTGGATTACTGCAGGAGATTTATAAAGATTTAGAGGTCCTTAGTAAAATTCTGAGTGAGGAAGATTAA